The following proteins are encoded in a genomic region of Sorangiineae bacterium MSr12523:
- a CDS encoding OsmC family protein produces the protein MRPVNVYGDSAKFRQNIEIGPHLLHADEPTELGGEDAGPEPHEFLLAALGACTSMTVKMYAERKNYPLTSVRVELRGDKTADAFIIHRELFLEGDLSETERARLLEIAEKCPVHKTLSNTIRIETKLG, from the coding sequence ATGCGACCCGTGAACGTCTACGGTGATTCGGCGAAGTTTCGACAGAACATCGAGATCGGCCCGCATCTTCTCCATGCCGACGAGCCGACGGAGCTCGGCGGGGAGGACGCCGGGCCCGAGCCGCACGAGTTTCTCCTGGCTGCGCTCGGCGCTTGCACGTCGATGACGGTAAAGATGTACGCCGAGCGAAAAAATTATCCCCTGACGTCCGTGCGCGTCGAGCTTCGCGGCGACAAGACGGCCGACGCCTTCATCATCCACCGGGAACTGTTCCTCGAGGGCGACTTGTCCGAAACGGAACGCGCCCGCCTGCTCGAAATTGCCGAGAAGTGCCCCGTGCACAAAACGCTGTCGAACACGATCCGCATCGAGACGAAGCTGGGATAG
- the fmt gene encoding methionyl-tRNA formyltransferase, translating to MTTIRTIFFGTPSFSVPCLDALTEVATVVGVVCQPDRPVGRGLTLTPPPVKARAMELGIPVVQPTKLRTGAFGAWVRAQAVDVAVVVAYGRILPSDVLAGPRLGCLNVHASILPKYRGAAPIARAVMAGETETGITLMQLDEGMDTGNMIAKFPTPVGENETAGELGERLAKIGADAIRSSFAGYIRGDFLPEKQDDAQATLAPPLKKEEGKIDFTLPARRVHDHVRGVNPWPGAIALLGDKKVKVHATRVSDFSRPGAAPGTVILADKTQVVVATGEGAVELVTVQLEGRKAVRASDWYLGRGVAENDVLA from the coding sequence GTGACGACGATACGCACCATCTTTTTCGGAACCCCTAGCTTTTCGGTCCCCTGCCTCGACGCCCTCACCGAGGTGGCCACCGTCGTCGGTGTGGTTTGCCAGCCAGATCGCCCCGTCGGGCGCGGGTTGACGCTCACGCCGCCGCCCGTGAAAGCACGCGCCATGGAACTCGGCATTCCGGTGGTGCAGCCCACCAAATTGCGAACGGGCGCGTTCGGTGCGTGGGTGCGCGCGCAGGCCGTCGATGTCGCGGTGGTCGTCGCCTATGGCCGCATCTTGCCCTCGGACGTGCTCGCGGGCCCTCGCCTCGGATGCCTCAACGTGCACGCGTCGATCTTGCCGAAGTACCGCGGCGCCGCGCCCATCGCGCGTGCGGTCATGGCCGGGGAGACCGAGACGGGCATCACCCTCATGCAGCTCGACGAGGGCATGGACACCGGCAACATGATTGCCAAGTTCCCGACCCCCGTCGGTGAAAACGAGACCGCGGGCGAGCTCGGCGAGCGCCTCGCCAAGATTGGCGCCGACGCGATCCGTTCGAGCTTTGCCGGCTACATCCGCGGGGACTTCCTGCCGGAGAAGCAAGATGATGCCCAGGCAACATTGGCCCCTCCGCTGAAGAAAGAGGAAGGCAAAATCGACTTCACCCTCCCCGCCCGCCGCGTGCACGATCATGTGCGCGGCGTCAATCCGTGGCCGGGCGCCATCGCCCTGCTCGGCGACAAAAAGGTGAAGGTCCACGCCACGCGCGTATCGGACTTTTCACGGCCGGGCGCTGCCCCGGGTACGGTCATCCTGGCGGACAAGACGCAGGTCGTCGTGGCCACCGGCGAAGGCGCCGTGGAACTGGTGACCGTGCAGCTCGAAGGGCGAAAAGCCGTCCGTGCGAGCGACTGGTACCTCGGTCGCGGCGTCGCGGAAAACGACGTGCTCGCGTAA
- a CDS encoding SCP2 sterol-binding domain-containing protein has product MLPQNLPAGTTVESFFEDILPEAHRQLVPADASAGEYIVSIRMEGPGTGTTRYAYTIRGREISIARGADSPAQSAAHLWIAGEHAALTFFLEDWSGPRRFAPSFEPAQGVKLITDPRVLKRLAQATGKIELGLIDFEGGAGNLVLSAAGAKKHAFKDTDSDAVIETRVEVFEKLLAGKLGPDEAIADSHVTVRGKKLVAMQFAFALAPFFPAR; this is encoded by the coding sequence ATGCTACCTCAAAACCTCCCCGCCGGCACGACCGTCGAGTCGTTCTTCGAGGACATCCTGCCCGAGGCCCACCGCCAGCTCGTTCCGGCGGACGCGAGCGCAGGCGAGTACATCGTCTCCATTCGCATGGAAGGCCCCGGCACGGGCACCACGCGCTATGCGTACACCATTCGCGGGCGCGAAATATCCATCGCACGGGGTGCGGACTCGCCTGCGCAGTCCGCGGCGCATTTGTGGATCGCCGGCGAGCACGCGGCCCTCACCTTTTTCCTGGAGGATTGGAGCGGCCCGCGCCGCTTTGCCCCGAGCTTCGAGCCTGCCCAAGGTGTCAAGCTCATCACCGATCCGCGGGTGCTCAAACGCCTCGCCCAGGCCACCGGCAAGATCGAACTCGGCCTGATCGACTTCGAAGGGGGCGCGGGCAACCTCGTCCTATCCGCCGCCGGTGCCAAGAAGCACGCCTTCAAAGACACCGACTCCGACGCCGTCATCGAGACCCGCGTGGAGGTGTTCGAGAAGCTCCTCGCCGGCAAACTCGGGCCGGACGAAGCGATCGCGGACTCGCACGTGACGGTGCGCGGAAAGAAGCTCGTGGCCATGCAGTTTGCCTTCGCGCTCGCGCCATTTTTTCCTGCTCGATGA
- the serA gene encoding phosphoglycerate dehydrogenase — translation MPSDQPLLDPQPFNPFSGSKEPLRVLLCENVHSSSHEAFSAAGLQIESISYAPSEEELRERLRDVHVLGIRSKTHVRSSSLAYADKLLSIGCFCIGTNQVDLADANRRGLPVFNAPFSNTRSVAEMILAEVVMLARQLGDRSREVHEGRWRKVSSGCYEVRGKTLGIVGYGHIGTQVSILAEAFGMRVIYYDIATKLPIGNARSVASLGELLANSDYVTLHVPATRDTTKMIGATELAGMKRGGYLLNASRGQVVDIGALAASIREKHLGGAAVDVYPEEPESNGDQFASELRGLPNVILTPHVGGSTEEAQESIGREVSIALTKFVTAGTTTGSVNFPPVELPQVGGTHRVLNVHRNVPGVLRDINRIVSDRNANIHSQVLATDANIGYLIMDLDQDVSADVCRDVAALSTNIRTRISN, via the coding sequence ATGCCCTCCGACCAGCCATTGCTCGACCCCCAACCGTTTAATCCGTTTTCTGGTTCGAAAGAACCTCTCCGCGTTCTGCTCTGCGAAAACGTTCACTCGAGTTCGCACGAGGCTTTCTCCGCGGCCGGCCTCCAAATCGAGAGCATTTCCTACGCTCCGAGCGAGGAAGAGCTGCGTGAGCGCCTGCGGGACGTGCACGTCCTCGGCATCCGCAGCAAGACGCACGTGCGTTCTTCCAGCTTGGCGTATGCGGACAAGCTCCTTTCGATCGGATGCTTCTGCATCGGCACCAACCAGGTCGACCTGGCGGATGCCAACCGCCGCGGCCTGCCTGTCTTCAATGCCCCGTTCAGCAATACGCGCAGCGTGGCCGAGATGATCCTGGCGGAGGTGGTGATGCTAGCCCGCCAACTCGGCGACCGTTCCCGTGAGGTGCACGAGGGCCGGTGGCGCAAGGTTTCCAGCGGCTGCTACGAGGTGCGGGGCAAGACCCTCGGCATCGTCGGCTACGGCCATATCGGCACCCAAGTGAGCATTTTGGCCGAAGCCTTCGGCATGCGCGTCATCTATTACGATATCGCGACGAAGCTGCCGATCGGCAATGCGCGTTCCGTGGCGAGCCTCGGCGAGCTGCTCGCGAATTCCGATTACGTGACCTTGCACGTCCCCGCCACGCGCGACACGACGAAGATGATCGGCGCCACGGAGCTCGCGGGGATGAAGCGCGGTGGGTATTTGCTCAACGCCAGCCGCGGGCAAGTGGTGGACATCGGCGCGCTCGCCGCATCGATTCGCGAGAAGCACCTCGGCGGCGCCGCGGTGGACGTGTACCCCGAGGAGCCCGAGTCCAACGGCGACCAATTCGCCAGCGAGCTGCGGGGCCTTCCCAACGTGATCCTCACGCCGCACGTCGGCGGGTCTACGGAGGAAGCGCAGGAGTCCATCGGGCGCGAGGTCTCCATCGCGCTGACCAAGTTCGTCACCGCGGGCACGACCACGGGCTCGGTAAATTTTCCGCCCGTCGAGCTGCCGCAAGTCGGCGGCACGCACCGCGTGCTCAACGTGCACCGCAACGTGCCCGGCGTTCTCCGCGACATCAACCGCATCGTGTCGGACCGCAACGCGAACATCCACAGCCAGGTCCTCGCCACCGACGCCAACATCGGTTACCTGATCATGGACTTGGACCAAGACGTCTCCGCCGACGTATGCCGCGACGTAGCCGCCCTGTCGACCAACATCCGCACGCGCATCAGCAATTAG
- a CDS encoding FAD-binding oxidoreductase translates to MSDLWSELEQRFPGIVTRERAELLEYGRDFTKVHAPDPSALALPRTTEDVSAILAFCNEHGLPVVPSGGRTGLAGGAVAAKKELVLSLSRMRRMDPVDTVGNTVRVQAGAITEAVHAHCEPHGLTWPVDFASKGSSQVGGNIATNAGGVKVIRYGLTRQWVLGLQVVLANGKVLELGGALEKNNTGADLRQLFIGSEGTLGVITEATLKLSRRPGKLDVFLFAVDDLAAVLHLFREVKQTPYLISAYEFFTQPCLERLTRHRAVRPPFSTPSPFYVLLELEGAPSTDALEPWLSSLFERGLVRDGTLAQHSSEAAALWQLREGISESLSATGLPHKNDVSLPIASLESFCAEFERVFTARYPGLEICLFGHIGDGNLHINVMKPDAVSKEEFLRDAKARDLDLFAVVRAHAGSISAEHGIGLLKKDYLHFTRSAEEMALLRGIKAVFDPKGILNPGKIID, encoded by the coding sequence ATGTCCGATCTTTGGAGCGAGCTCGAGCAACGCTTTCCCGGCATCGTCACCCGCGAACGCGCGGAGCTCTTGGAGTACGGCCGCGATTTCACCAAGGTTCATGCGCCGGATCCCTCTGCGCTGGCGCTCCCGCGCACCACGGAGGACGTCTCCGCGATCCTTGCGTTCTGCAATGAACACGGCCTCCCCGTGGTGCCCTCCGGCGGACGCACCGGTCTGGCAGGTGGCGCCGTCGCTGCGAAAAAGGAACTCGTGCTCTCACTTTCGCGCATGCGCCGCATGGATCCGGTCGACACCGTGGGCAACACCGTGCGCGTGCAGGCGGGCGCGATCACCGAGGCCGTGCATGCCCATTGCGAGCCGCACGGTCTGACGTGGCCGGTCGACTTCGCGTCGAAAGGCTCGAGCCAAGTGGGCGGCAACATCGCCACCAACGCCGGCGGCGTCAAAGTGATCCGCTATGGCCTCACCCGCCAATGGGTGCTCGGCCTCCAGGTCGTGCTGGCCAACGGCAAGGTGCTCGAATTGGGCGGCGCCCTGGAGAAGAACAACACGGGCGCCGACTTGCGGCAGCTTTTCATCGGCAGCGAGGGCACTTTGGGCGTCATCACCGAGGCGACGTTGAAGCTGTCGCGCCGCCCAGGAAAGCTCGACGTGTTCCTCTTTGCCGTCGACGATCTGGCCGCCGTGCTCCATCTCTTTCGCGAGGTGAAACAGACGCCGTACCTCATCTCGGCGTACGAGTTTTTCACGCAGCCGTGCCTCGAGCGCCTCACGCGCCACCGCGCCGTGCGCCCGCCGTTCAGCACCCCGAGCCCGTTCTACGTGCTGCTCGAGCTGGAAGGCGCCCCCAGCACCGATGCCCTCGAACCCTGGCTGTCCTCCCTTTTCGAGCGCGGCCTCGTTCGCGATGGGACCTTGGCGCAGCACTCTTCGGAGGCAGCCGCCCTTTGGCAGCTGCGCGAGGGCATCAGCGAGAGCCTTTCCGCCACCGGGCTGCCGCACAAGAACGACGTCTCCCTCCCCATTGCCTCGTTGGAGTCGTTCTGCGCGGAGTTCGAGCGCGTCTTCACTGCGCGCTATCCCGGTTTGGAGATATGCCTCTTCGGCCACATCGGCGATGGCAACTTGCATATCAACGTGATGAAACCCGACGCCGTCTCCAAAGAGGAATTCCTACGCGACGCCAAAGCGCGCGATCTCGATCTATTCGCCGTCGTGCGCGCCCACGCCGGCAGCATTTCCGCCGAACACGGGATTGGCCTCTTGAAAAAGGACTACCTCCACTTCACCCGCTCCGCAGAAGAAATGGCCCTCTTGCGCGGAATCAAGGCAGTCTTCGACCCCAAGGGCATTTTGAACCCGGGCAAGATCATCGATTAG
- the serC gene encoding 3-phosphoserine/phosphohydroxythreonine transaminase: MERAINFNAGPAALPLAALERAREELLDFAGTGMSVMEHSHRGKDYERVHDEAIALLRETASIGDDTEVLFIQGGASQQFAQIPLNFLPDGGSADYVVHGAWGEKAVSEAQAATKWSGGKVRVAATTAQGKQYTRVPTPSEIQLDPKAAYLHLTSNETIHGVQFHEFPDAGKVPLVCDMSSDFLWRKTDLSRFSFIYAGAQKNVGPSGIVIVLAKKDFIAQGRKDLPKIFQYRTVAENNSLYNTPPTFAIYLIRNVLAWIKETGGLSRIEEQNRKKAALIYGVLDEHAGFYASPVERASRSTMNIVFRLPSDDHEARFLAEAKKLRMVGLKGHRSVGGIRASLYNAVSLEWTTALADFMRDFAKRG, encoded by the coding sequence ATGGAACGCGCCATCAACTTCAATGCTGGTCCCGCCGCCCTACCACTAGCCGCGCTGGAACGCGCCCGCGAGGAGTTGCTCGACTTCGCGGGCACGGGCATGAGCGTGATGGAGCACAGTCACCGCGGCAAAGACTACGAACGCGTCCACGATGAGGCTATCGCGCTATTGCGCGAGACGGCCAGCATCGGTGACGACACCGAAGTGCTCTTCATTCAGGGCGGTGCCTCGCAGCAGTTTGCGCAGATACCGCTGAATTTTCTGCCCGATGGTGGCTCGGCCGACTACGTCGTGCATGGCGCGTGGGGCGAGAAGGCGGTGTCCGAGGCGCAAGCGGCCACGAAGTGGTCCGGCGGCAAGGTGCGCGTGGCGGCGACGACGGCGCAAGGTAAGCAGTACACGCGCGTGCCGACGCCCTCGGAGATCCAGTTGGATCCCAAGGCGGCCTACCTGCACCTGACGAGCAACGAGACCATCCACGGCGTGCAGTTCCACGAGTTCCCCGACGCGGGGAAGGTGCCGCTCGTATGCGACATGTCGAGCGATTTCCTTTGGCGAAAGACGGACCTTTCGCGCTTCTCGTTCATCTACGCGGGCGCGCAGAAGAACGTGGGACCCTCGGGCATCGTCATCGTGCTCGCCAAGAAGGACTTCATTGCGCAGGGCCGCAAGGATCTGCCCAAGATTTTCCAGTACCGCACGGTGGCGGAGAACAATTCGCTCTACAACACGCCGCCGACGTTCGCGATTTACCTGATTCGCAATGTCCTCGCCTGGATCAAGGAGACCGGTGGGCTCTCGCGCATCGAGGAGCAGAATCGGAAGAAGGCCGCGCTGATTTACGGCGTCCTGGACGAGCACGCGGGCTTCTACGCGTCGCCGGTGGAGAGGGCTAGCCGCTCGACGATGAACATCGTCTTCCGCCTCCCGTCCGACGACCACGAGGCGCGCTTCCTTGCGGAGGCCAAGAAGCTCCGCATGGTCGGTCTAAAAGGCCACCGCTCCGTGGGCGGCATCCGCGCGTCCCTCTACAACGCCGTCAGCCTCGAATGGACCACGGCGCTGGCGGACTTCATGCGCGACTTCGCCAAGCGCGGCTAA
- a CDS encoding response regulator transcription factor, giving the protein MSMKDVPQRLLLVEDDARLAELVRAHLSEHGFEVEVVDRGDVAIERIRTSPPDAVLLDIGLPGKDGLSVCRAVRRDYAGVIVMMTARGDEIDEVLGLELGADDYVTKPVKPRVLVARLRANLRRVAEKKAEERACLVVGELSIDPGRRAVTYRGEDVPVSTSEFDLLEILARRAGHVVPREELLGQARGIRYDGLNRSIDLRISRLRRKLGDDPERPALIVSVRGVGYMLAARP; this is encoded by the coding sequence GTGTCGATGAAGGACGTGCCGCAAAGGCTGCTGCTCGTCGAGGACGATGCGCGCTTGGCCGAGTTAGTACGTGCACACTTAAGCGAGCACGGCTTCGAGGTGGAGGTCGTGGATCGCGGGGACGTCGCCATCGAGCGCATCCGGACGTCGCCGCCCGATGCGGTCCTTCTCGACATTGGTCTGCCCGGAAAAGACGGATTGTCGGTCTGCCGTGCCGTTCGCCGCGACTATGCGGGCGTCATCGTCATGATGACCGCGCGTGGCGACGAGATCGACGAGGTGCTGGGCCTCGAGCTCGGCGCCGACGACTACGTCACCAAGCCGGTGAAGCCGCGCGTGCTGGTGGCGCGACTGCGCGCGAACTTGCGGCGCGTGGCCGAGAAGAAGGCCGAGGAGCGGGCGTGCCTGGTCGTCGGTGAGCTGTCCATCGATCCGGGCCGGCGTGCGGTGACCTACCGCGGAGAGGACGTGCCGGTTTCCACGTCGGAGTTCGATCTGCTGGAGATCCTCGCGCGTCGCGCAGGGCATGTGGTTCCGCGCGAGGAGCTTTTGGGCCAGGCGCGTGGCATCCGTTATGACGGTTTGAACCGCTCGATCGACCTGCGCATCTCGCGTTTGCGTCGCAAACTGGGCGACGATCCGGAGCGGCCGGCGCTCATCGTGTCGGTGCGCGGGGTGGGGTACATGCTGGCGGCGCGCCCGTGA